The proteins below are encoded in one region of Neodiprion virginianus isolate iyNeoVirg1 chromosome 7, iyNeoVirg1.1, whole genome shotgun sequence:
- the LOC124309645 gene encoding ras-related protein Rab-39B, whose protein sequence is MVEPIFDYQFRLILIGDSTVGKSSLLKYFTDGKFAELSDPTVGVDFFARLIEVKDGTRIKLQLWDTAGQERFRSITKSYYRNSVGALLVYDVCNRASFEHIPQWMMEARRHIEPHRPVFALVGCKVDLVSNGGRREVSKEEARAFADQHGVHHIETSAKTGINVEDAFKTVTQEVYNRIQTGEYKLEDGWDGIKTGFARPGGLDFNLIEAEPAKSSCC, encoded by the exons ATGGTGGAACCTATTTTTGACTATCAATTCCGATTGATTCTTATCGGAGACAGTACGGTTGGAAAAAGTTCACTgctaaaatattttaccgatGGTAAATTCGCCGAG CTATCGGACCCAACAGTTGGAGTAGACTTTTTTGCCAGATTAATCGAGGTCAAAGATGGGACGAGGATTAAATTACAGCTCTGGGACACGGCAGGCCAAGAAAGATTTAG GTCCATAACGAAGTCTTACTACAGAAATTCGGTTGGAGCACTTCTAGTTTACGATGTATGTAACAGAGCGAGTTTTGAGCACATACCGCAATGGATGATGGAAGCACGGAGGCATATCGAGCCTCATCGTCCCGTTTTTGCATTGGTAGGATGTAAGGTAGATTTAGTGAGCAATGGAGGTAGAAGAGAGGTTTCAAAGGAGGAAGCAAGGGCTTTTGCCGATCAGCACGGAGTCCACCACATTGAGACTAGCGCTAAGACAGGGATAAATGTTGAAGATGCTTTTAAAACGGTGACGCAGGAAGTATACAACAGAATACAAACGGGTGAGTATAAGTTGGAGGATGGATGGGATGGGATCAAAACTGGATTTGCTAGACCCGGAGGGTTGGATTTCAATTTAATCGAAGCTGAACCTGCGAAAAGTTCTTGCTGCTAA